One window of Manihot esculenta cultivar AM560-2 chromosome 17, M.esculenta_v8, whole genome shotgun sequence genomic DNA carries:
- the LOC110605493 gene encoding 60S ribosomal protein L37a, producing the protein MTKRTKKAGIVGKYGTRYGASLRKQIKKMEVSQHSKFFCEFCGKYAVKRKAVGIWGCKDCGKVKAGGAYTLNTASAVTVRSTIRRLREQTES; encoded by the exons ATG ACCAAGCGAACAAAGAAGGCTGGTATTGTTGGGAAGTATG GCACCAGATATGGTGCTAGTTTGCGTAAGCAGATTAAGAAGATGGAGGTTAGTCAACACAGCAAATTTTTCTGTGAATTCTGTGGGAAG TATGCTGTGAAGAGGAAGGCTGTGGGAATTTGGGGCTGCAAGGACTGTGGTAAAGTCAAAGCAGGCGGTGCTTACACTTTGAA CACTGCAAGTGCTGTGACTGTGAGGAGCACAATTAGAAGGCTGAGGGAACAAACCGAGAGCTAA